A single region of the Paenibacillus sp. genome encodes:
- a CDS encoding response regulator transcription factor gives MKVMIVDDEVIIRTGLAKVIKWRELGLELLPPAESGEEAIERMGAERPHILLTDIRMTGMNGLELAEEARRLLPDLEVIILSGYDDFTYTQQAIRSQVNDYLLKTTRPEEIIKAVLKAKQRIEQRWAEQSDDYFKKKEARNRLFERWIVSGDYSGIDAKMLESVLPRLVAEDERGADDGFQIFFAAGEGWEKRSDASSSLLLFAIENMLHDLMTCETLLQPNRVVAAIRADRDARDRRAAFEKIEALLKCKLFVAYGKKVPGLASLHESYGTAEIAFGYMGLVPGNVCDYADIEHRKGGQAAFSNRDEVELHGILMEDDSVALKEWAQRFVDALLGDEQFTLESLEASIQAAAVSAQRWIEKVLTVTGRSGSDLQLPHFRFEGGRRPTDALFQYLYSVMKLFHHTLAEGQAAYIHKAKAFIETNLGGDVGLQRVAKHVHLHPNHFSEIFKKEVGMTFSDYVTRQRMRRAEEILATSPAKISDVAGSVGYEDVKYFGQIFKKHTGKTPSEYRERPSAN, from the coding sequence ATGAAAGTCATGATCGTAGACGACGAAGTGATCATTCGGACGGGGCTCGCGAAGGTCATCAAGTGGCGCGAGCTGGGGCTCGAGCTGCTGCCGCCGGCGGAATCCGGCGAAGAAGCGATCGAGCGCATGGGCGCCGAGCGGCCCCATATTTTGCTGACCGACATTCGAATGACGGGAATGAACGGGCTCGAGCTCGCCGAAGAGGCGAGGCGGCTGCTGCCGGATCTCGAGGTCATCATTCTGTCCGGCTACGACGATTTTACGTACACGCAGCAAGCAATACGCAGCCAAGTCAACGATTATTTGCTGAAGACGACCCGGCCCGAAGAGATCATCAAAGCGGTCTTGAAGGCGAAGCAGCGGATCGAACAGCGTTGGGCCGAGCAGAGCGACGATTATTTCAAAAAGAAAGAGGCGCGCAATCGGCTGTTCGAACGTTGGATCGTGAGCGGGGATTATTCGGGCATCGACGCGAAGATGCTGGAATCGGTGCTGCCCCGGTTGGTCGCAGAGGACGAGCGCGGCGCGGACGACGGCTTCCAGATCTTCTTCGCAGCCGGAGAAGGCTGGGAGAAACGGTCCGATGCGTCAAGCTCGCTGCTCTTGTTCGCGATCGAAAATATGCTTCACGATCTTATGACCTGCGAGACGCTGCTGCAGCCGAACCGAGTCGTGGCCGCGATCCGGGCCGACCGGGACGCGCGCGATCGGCGCGCGGCGTTCGAGAAAATCGAGGCGCTGCTCAAGTGCAAGCTGTTCGTCGCGTACGGCAAGAAGGTGCCCGGTCTCGCCTCTTTGCACGAATCGTACGGCACGGCGGAAATCGCCTTCGGATACATGGGCCTCGTGCCGGGGAACGTCTGCGACTACGCGGACATCGAGCATCGTAAGGGAGGGCAGGCGGCCTTCTCCAATCGCGACGAGGTCGAGTTGCACGGCATTCTCATGGAAGACGATTCGGTCGCGCTCAAGGAATGGGCGCAGCGATTCGTCGACGCGCTGCTCGGCGACGAACAATTCACGTTGGAGTCGCTGGAGGCTTCGATTCAGGCGGCGGCCGTCTCCGCTCAACGCTGGATCGAGAAGGTGTTAACCGTCACCGGGCGGTCCGGAAGCGATCTGCAGCTGCCGCATTTCCGTTTCGAAGGGGGACGGCGGCCGACGGACGCTTTGTTTCAATATTTGTATTCGGTTATGAAGCTGTTCCACCATACGCTGGCCGAAGGGCAAGCGGCGTACATTCATAAGGCGAAAGCGTTCATCGAGACGAACTTGGGCGGGGACGTCGGTTTGCAGCGCGTCGCGAAGCATGTGCATCTTCACCCGAACCATTTCAGCGAAATTTTCAAAAAGGAGGTCGGAATGACGTTCAGCGACTACGTGACGCGGCAGCGGATGCGGCGCGCGGAGGAAATCTTGGCGACGTCGCCGGCGAAAATCAGCGATGTCGCCGGATCGGTCGGCTACGAAGACGTCAAATATTTCGGCCAAATTTTCAAGAAACATACCGGAAAAACGCCGAGCGAATACCGCGAGAGGCCTTCCGCCAACTGA
- a CDS encoding ABC transporter permease subunit: MTMYISATFKELTRKRVFLVTIILTLVFLVLFAFGVREITGMDRLNPISPAERLLSGMVLMMIGLFFAQFLAAFFVLFSTMGTVTGEQENGLLLAVAARPIPRWKLYLAKWLGHAVWIAAYSAVLFVSVVWTVHSVAGLPILADDLLQGLGLFVWMPLLLLSVTMLGSVYLPMLGNGICAALLYGLALFSGLVEGLTVYEGSHPALDKFFLLTGLLLPTDSVYRRSIYEVVGGADWAGLMTADMGPFSIASVPSNAFLLYTAGYAAVLLWLGCRAFGRKDL, from the coding sequence ATGACCATGTATATCTCCGCCACCTTCAAGGAGCTGACCCGCAAGCGGGTATTCCTGGTCACGATCATCCTGACCCTCGTCTTTCTCGTCCTGTTTGCTTTCGGGGTGCGGGAGATCACCGGCATGGATAGACTGAATCCTATCTCCCCCGCGGAACGGCTGTTGAGCGGCATGGTGCTGATGATGATCGGACTGTTTTTCGCGCAATTCCTTGCGGCCTTCTTCGTGCTGTTCTCGACCATGGGCACCGTCACGGGCGAGCAGGAGAACGGCCTGCTGCTGGCCGTCGCCGCCCGCCCCATCCCTCGCTGGAAGCTGTATCTGGCCAAATGGCTGGGCCATGCCGTCTGGATCGCCGCGTACAGCGCCGTCCTGTTCGTATCCGTCGTTTGGACCGTCCACAGCGTGGCCGGACTTCCCATCCTGGCGGATGACCTGCTGCAGGGCTTGGGGCTGTTCGTCTGGATGCCGCTCCTGCTCCTCTCGGTGACGATGCTGGGGTCCGTCTATTTGCCGATGCTGGGGAACGGGATTTGCGCCGCTCTGCTGTACGGGCTCGCTCTCTTCAGCGGACTGGTCGAAGGGTTAACGGTCTACGAAGGCTCCCACCCCGCTTTGGACAAATTTTTCCTCCTTACCGGGCTGCTCCTGCCCACGGACTCGGTCTACCGAAGAAGCATCTACGAGGTCGTGGGGGGAGCGGATTGGGCCGGGTTGATGACAGCCGACATGGGGCCCTTTTCGATAGCGAGCGTTCCCTCGAATGCTTTCCTTCTGTACACGGCGGGGTATGCCGCGGTTCTGCTTTGGCTGGGATGCCGGGCGTTCGGCCGGAAAGATTTGTAA
- a CDS encoding sensor histidine kinase — MKRWLGQSLQRKLSVFMLLSTILPLLALGLFSYLTSSRITEQNTRLTGTESLEQMTTNVGFMIQDVEHLSVFLISQRNVQQFLALERDQLALRSNVDELLTNLLFGKDYIFNITLYPKNDVPSLSTMTIYESEFDRLIRVRDVKEKTWTPLYELRNFSGTHQVVTFVRPVRRLTGNVETIGWLSITLSEAALSRNWSDPQLGDAEIALVNEDGMILSSTDKSALRESFASLVPGAPPIPASNGSFLFGEGADKLTVLHHRVPSTAWTLIGTIPYAQYSHQNRYILQLTAVVVALAVLINVGLTLFLVRRVTNPLRVLTRLLAKVDPNKPMHAYPIDSSDEIGRLAHSYNTLGKHIERLKEQLIQNESRKKEADLRALQAQINPHFLYNTLSSIQWIALMNEENRIAEMVGALGDFLRFSLNNGKDFCTVGQEIAHIRNYAAVQAIRYPDKFTIDYSVDPTLEETYMLKLLLQPIVENALVHGIQKKPGQGTIAIHVERIGRRMCFQVLDSGKGMTEEQLARLRGKLEAPDIEETSPPGSGYGLRNVNERLQLHYGAESRLKIDSRPEAGTRVSFSIPIMEEQP; from the coding sequence ATGAAGAGATGGCTGGGACAATCTTTGCAGCGCAAATTGAGCGTATTCATGCTGCTTTCTACGATCCTGCCGTTGCTCGCGCTCGGTTTATTTTCGTACCTTACCTCATCCCGCATCACGGAGCAAAACACGAGGCTGACCGGGACCGAATCGCTCGAGCAGATGACGACGAACGTCGGATTCATGATCCAAGATGTCGAGCACCTGTCCGTCTTTCTCATCAGCCAGCGGAACGTGCAGCAATTTCTCGCGCTCGAGCGGGACCAGCTGGCGCTGCGCTCGAACGTGGACGAGCTGCTCACGAATTTGCTGTTCGGGAAAGATTACATTTTCAATATTACGCTTTACCCGAAAAACGATGTGCCGAGCCTGTCCACGATGACGATCTACGAGTCCGAGTTCGACCGGCTGATTCGCGTTAGGGACGTCAAGGAGAAAACGTGGACGCCGTTGTACGAACTCCGCAATTTCTCCGGGACCCATCAGGTGGTCACGTTCGTGAGGCCGGTGCGCCGGTTAACCGGCAACGTCGAGACGATCGGGTGGCTGAGCATCACGCTGAGCGAAGCCGCCCTCTCCCGCAATTGGTCCGACCCGCAGCTCGGCGATGCGGAGATCGCGCTCGTCAACGAGGACGGCATGATTTTGTCGTCCACCGACAAAAGCGCGCTGCGCGAATCGTTCGCGTCGCTCGTCCCGGGCGCGCCGCCGATCCCCGCGTCGAACGGCAGCTTCCTCTTCGGAGAAGGGGCCGACAAGCTGACGGTTCTGCACCATCGCGTGCCGTCGACCGCTTGGACGCTCATCGGCACGATTCCGTACGCGCAGTACAGCCACCAAAATCGGTACATTTTGCAGCTGACGGCGGTCGTCGTCGCGCTGGCCGTCTTGATCAACGTCGGATTGACGCTGTTTCTCGTCCGGCGCGTCACGAATCCGCTCCGCGTCTTGACGAGGCTGCTCGCCAAGGTCGATCCGAACAAGCCGATGCACGCGTACCCCATCGATTCATCGGACGAAATCGGAAGATTGGCGCACAGCTACAATACGTTAGGAAAGCATATCGAGCGGCTGAAAGAGCAGCTGATTCAGAACGAATCGCGCAAGAAGGAAGCGGATTTGCGCGCGCTTCAGGCGCAAATCAACCCGCATTTTCTATACAACACCTTGTCTTCGATTCAATGGATCGCGCTGATGAACGAGGAGAACCGCATCGCGGAAATGGTGGGCGCGTTAGGCGACTTCCTCCGATTCAGTCTGAACAACGGGAAAGACTTTTGCACCGTGGGGCAGGAGATCGCGCATATCCGCAATTACGCGGCCGTGCAAGCGATCCGATACCCGGATAAATTCACGATCGATTATTCCGTCGACCCGACGCTCGAAGAGACGTACATGCTGAAGCTGCTGCTCCAGCCGATCGTCGAGAACGCCTTGGTGCACGGCATCCAGAAGAAGCCGGGGCAGGGCACGATCGCCATCCATGTCGAGCGGATCGGGCGGCGCATGTGCTTCCAAGTGCTCGACAGCGGCAAAGGCATGACGGAGGAGCAGCTGGCGCGGCTGCGCGGCAAGCTCGAAGCGCCGGACATCGAAGAGACGTCCCCGCCGGGCAGCGGGTACGGGCTGCGCAACGTGAACGAGCGCCTGCAGCTGCATTACGGGGCCGAATCCCGCCTCAAGATCGACAGCCGGCCCGAAGCGGGTACGCGCGTATCGTTTTCTATCCCTATCATGGAGGAACAACCATGA
- a CDS encoding glycoside hydrolase family 2 protein, which produces MELNQHWRIQSFDVGQARPLEVASAGLDDRFWITAKVPGDVHSALIERKIIDNPYFGHNDAKCRWIETKEWWYRTQFEYAKGERDEDRHELVFEGLDTFATVYVNGLEVGKTNNMFVEYVFDVTRIVRNGKNTIAVKFDPLYLHHRDKEQFQWSSYTKERPWLRKAAMNFGWDWGPRLVTVGIWGKVRLERRTKAKLESVFARTVRADERTADIRVDVEAKSYRRGLSNDCRVRLLDREGVEVASVRADVAEGKASVRLAVDAPKRWWTHDLGEPYLYRIEVELYSEGEPVDRRAFDFGIRTVELLLKDEEGRNAFAFVLNGVRLFAKGTNWIPADNFIGAIPEERYRDLIDLAVEGQMNMLRVWAGGIYEKDVFYEECDRRGVLVWQDFAFANALFPDFNKDFMDSVRAEVAHNVKRLRNHASLALWCGNNEIDWLYDMKTAGGDITCPFYGESIYHELIPDALAELDDSRAYWPSSPYGGSDANDPDVGDRHNWQVWHGSVYPRKFGEPPILDYSIQGVTFKNYKKDFALFSSEFGIHGSANRYTLEKHTPEGEFYWGSVEMAYRNKDTNHQKGILLMEGFTGIPKDIEEYMNFSMLTQAEGLKYGIEHYRRNKERTSGALVWQLNDSWPGTSWAMIDHELLPKAAYFYGKKFFHPVLLSIDHDAGSPLRVWVVNDRLEPLDGVLKLKVFDFTGALVSSTDIPASVAGNGAACLFTATEAELLNGRAPEDVVVTLTAEGFDAPANVLYLRDHKDLRLPAAELIVTVDESEQTVRVAARGGLARMVKLDVPRGNLRFSDNFFDLLPGEEKIVRIADPRGGSVDLKGLRVSAINAAEPTQN; this is translated from the coding sequence ATGGAATTGAATCAGCATTGGAGAATCCAGTCCTTCGACGTCGGGCAGGCGCGGCCTCTCGAGGTCGCTTCCGCAGGCCTAGACGACCGGTTTTGGATTACGGCGAAGGTACCGGGCGACGTGCATTCGGCGTTGATCGAACGGAAGATCATCGATAACCCGTATTTCGGGCATAACGACGCGAAGTGCCGCTGGATCGAAACGAAGGAATGGTGGTATCGGACGCAGTTCGAATACGCCAAGGGCGAGCGGGACGAGGACCGGCACGAATTGGTGTTCGAAGGGTTGGATACGTTCGCGACCGTGTACGTCAACGGCCTGGAAGTCGGCAAGACGAACAATATGTTCGTCGAATACGTCTTCGACGTCACGCGGATCGTCCGGAACGGCAAAAATACGATCGCGGTCAAATTCGATCCGCTCTATTTGCATCACCGGGATAAAGAGCAGTTTCAATGGTCTTCGTATACGAAGGAGCGGCCGTGGCTTCGCAAAGCGGCGATGAATTTCGGCTGGGATTGGGGTCCGCGGCTGGTAACGGTCGGCATATGGGGCAAGGTGCGCCTCGAACGCCGAACGAAGGCGAAGCTGGAGAGCGTCTTCGCGCGCACGGTTCGCGCCGACGAGCGGACGGCCGACATTCGCGTGGACGTCGAGGCGAAGTCGTACCGCCGCGGCTTGTCGAACGATTGCCGCGTTCGGCTGCTGGACCGCGAAGGCGTCGAAGTCGCCTCCGTTCGCGCGGATGTCGCGGAGGGCAAGGCGTCGGTCCGATTGGCCGTCGACGCGCCGAAGCGCTGGTGGACTCACGATCTCGGCGAGCCTTACTTGTATCGCATCGAAGTCGAATTGTACTCGGAAGGCGAGCCGGTCGACCGCCGGGCGTTCGACTTCGGCATCCGCACCGTCGAGCTGCTGCTGAAAGACGAGGAGGGGCGGAACGCGTTCGCCTTCGTCCTGAACGGCGTCCGGCTGTTCGCGAAGGGGACCAACTGGATTCCGGCCGACAATTTCATCGGCGCGATTCCGGAGGAGCGGTACCGCGATCTGATCGATCTCGCCGTCGAGGGGCAGATGAACATGCTCCGCGTGTGGGCGGGCGGCATCTACGAGAAGGACGTATTTTACGAGGAATGCGACCGCCGCGGCGTGCTCGTTTGGCAGGATTTCGCCTTCGCGAACGCGCTGTTCCCGGACTTCAACAAGGATTTCATGGACAGCGTTCGCGCGGAAGTCGCGCACAACGTGAAGCGGCTGCGCAACCACGCCTCGCTCGCGCTGTGGTGCGGCAATAACGAAATCGATTGGCTGTACGACATGAAGACGGCGGGCGGCGACATTACGTGTCCCTTCTATGGGGAAAGCATCTATCACGAGCTCATTCCCGACGCGCTCGCGGAGCTGGACGACAGCCGGGCGTATTGGCCGTCCTCGCCGTACGGCGGCAGCGACGCCAACGATCCCGACGTCGGCGACCGCCACAATTGGCAGGTATGGCACGGCTCGGTGTATCCCCGCAAGTTCGGCGAGCCGCCGATCTTGGACTATAGCATCCAAGGGGTCACGTTCAAAAATTACAAGAAGGACTTCGCGCTGTTCAGCAGCGAGTTCGGCATTCACGGCTCCGCTAACCGCTACACGCTGGAGAAGCATACCCCCGAAGGGGAGTTCTATTGGGGCAGCGTCGAGATGGCGTACCGGAACAAGGATACGAACCATCAGAAGGGCATTCTGCTGATGGAAGGATTTACGGGCATTCCGAAGGATATCGAAGAGTATATGAATTTCTCTATGCTCACCCAAGCGGAGGGCTTGAAGTATGGGATCGAGCATTACCGCAGAAACAAAGAGCGAACCAGCGGGGCGCTCGTATGGCAGCTGAACGACAGCTGGCCGGGGACGAGCTGGGCGATGATCGATCACGAGCTGCTGCCGAAAGCCGCCTACTTCTATGGAAAGAAATTTTTCCACCCGGTGCTGCTGTCGATCGACCACGATGCCGGTTCGCCGCTGCGGGTTTGGGTCGTGAACGACCGGCTGGAGCCGCTCGACGGCGTCTTGAAGCTGAAGGTATTCGACTTTACGGGCGCGTTGGTGTCGTCGACGGACATCCCGGCGTCCGTCGCCGGGAACGGCGCGGCGTGCTTGTTCACTGCGACGGAAGCCGAGCTGTTGAACGGCAGGGCGCCGGAGGACGTCGTCGTCACGTTGACCGCGGAAGGCTTCGACGCCCCTGCGAACGTGCTGTATCTGCGCGATCATAAGGACTTGCGCCTGCCGGCGGCGGAGCTGATTGTTACGGTCGACGAATCCGAGCAAACGGTGCGCGTCGCGGCCCGCGGCGGCCTCGCCCGCATGGTCAAGCTGGACGTGCCGCGGGGCAACCTTAGGTTCAGCGACAATTTCTTCGACCTGCTGCCGGGCGAGGAGAAAATCGTTCGGATCGCAGACCCGCGCGGCGGAAGCGTCGATTTGAAGGGCCTGCGGGTATCCGCGATCAACGCCGCCGAACCGACACAGAACTAA
- the gnd gene encoding phosphogluconate dehydrogenase (NAD(+)-dependent, decarboxylating), with amino-acid sequence MKIGLIGLGKMGYNLALNFMDHGHEVVGCDVNRDAVERLAADGGVGARSIAEVVEQLPKPRKVWVMVPAGEPTEQALAALSELLESGDIVMDGGNANYKDSIRRAESFAARGIAFLDVGTSGGVDGARRGACAMIGGSAEAFAAVEPLFRDICVAGGFLYAGRSGSGHFLKMVHNGIEYGMMQSIAEGFDLLEKSSFEFDYPAVASMWNHGSIIRSYLMELTANAFGKDPKLSGLKGIMQSSGEGKWSVETGLDLQAATPVIALSLMMRYRSLEEDTFSGKVVAALRNEFGGHSVVRSS; translated from the coding sequence ATGAAAATCGGGTTGATCGGCCTCGGGAAGATGGGATACAACCTCGCGTTGAATTTCATGGATCACGGGCATGAGGTCGTCGGCTGCGACGTGAACCGGGACGCCGTCGAACGGCTCGCCGCCGATGGGGGCGTCGGGGCGCGCTCGATCGCCGAGGTTGTCGAACAGTTGCCGAAGCCGAGGAAGGTGTGGGTGATGGTGCCTGCGGGCGAGCCGACGGAGCAGGCGCTGGCGGCGCTCTCCGAGCTGCTCGAATCCGGCGACATCGTCATGGACGGCGGGAACGCCAACTACAAGGACTCGATCCGCCGCGCCGAGTCGTTCGCCGCGCGAGGGATCGCGTTCCTCGATGTCGGCACGAGCGGCGGCGTCGACGGCGCCCGGCGCGGCGCCTGCGCGATGATCGGCGGCAGCGCGGAAGCGTTCGCCGCCGTCGAGCCGCTGTTCCGGGACATTTGCGTAGCGGGCGGATTCTTATACGCCGGACGGTCCGGCAGCGGGCATTTCCTCAAGATGGTGCATAACGGCATCGAGTACGGCATGATGCAGTCGATCGCCGAAGGCTTCGATCTGCTGGAGAAGAGCTCGTTCGAGTTCGACTACCCCGCGGTGGCGTCGATGTGGAATCACGGCTCCATCATCCGTTCGTATCTCATGGAGTTGACGGCGAACGCCTTCGGCAAAGATCCGAAGCTGTCCGGGCTGAAGGGCATCATGCAGTCGTCCGGCGAAGGCAAGTGGTCGGTCGAAACCGGCCTCGATTTGCAGGCGGCGACGCCGGTCATTGCGCTGTCGCTCATGATGCGGTACCGGTCGCTGGAGGAGGACACGTTCTCCGGGAAGGTGGTCGCGGCGCTTCGCAACGAATTCGGCGGCCACTCGGTCGTGCGCTCCTCGTAA
- a CDS encoding GH1 family beta-glucosidase, translated as MGTIISYPKDFVWGVSTSAYQIEGSLDRDGRGPSIWDTLSAIPGRIHEGDDASVACDSYVRYEEDIALMKELGVKAYRFSVSWPRIYPTGDGEVNPAGVEHYKRFVRKLRENGIEPFCTLYHWELPQALQDRGGWENRETVHAFVRFAETMFREFDGLIEKWMTFNEPWCTAINGHLLGRHAPGIMNWQSAIQVSHHLLVAHGLTVRRFRELGVAGEIGYAPDMYWYEPFSRKPEDVEAAKRAFGIYNWYVEPVFTGRYPEEMAAWLKTKGAAPVVEPGDMEIISEKIDFLGLNFYGGNIVRHKPGNNYLDLEHVDLGYDKSDKGWFIFPEGLYLMLNWLTDRFGQIPIYITENGVSYNDVVEDGRVQDQKRIKFLESHIAEIGRAIESGANVKGYLTWSLMDNFEWAFGYSCRFGLVYVDFRTQARIPKESFYWYQKLIRKNWLQLESR; from the coding sequence ATGGGTACGATCATTTCTTATCCGAAGGACTTTGTTTGGGGCGTATCGACCTCCGCATACCAAATCGAAGGGAGTCTCGACCGGGACGGGCGCGGGCCGAGCATCTGGGACACGCTGTCGGCGATTCCGGGACGCATTCACGAAGGGGACGACGCGAGCGTCGCTTGCGACAGCTATGTGCGGTACGAGGAAGATATCGCGCTTATGAAGGAGCTTGGCGTCAAGGCGTATCGATTCTCCGTGTCGTGGCCGCGCATTTATCCGACCGGCGACGGCGAAGTAAACCCGGCGGGCGTGGAGCATTACAAGCGGTTCGTGCGCAAGCTTAGGGAGAACGGCATCGAGCCGTTCTGCACGCTGTACCACTGGGAGCTGCCGCAGGCGCTGCAGGATCGGGGCGGCTGGGAAAACCGGGAGACGGTCCATGCTTTCGTGCGGTTCGCCGAGACGATGTTTCGGGAATTCGACGGGCTTATCGAGAAATGGATGACGTTCAACGAGCCGTGGTGCACGGCGATCAACGGCCATCTGCTGGGCCGCCACGCGCCGGGAATTATGAACTGGCAGTCCGCGATTCAAGTGTCGCATCACCTGCTCGTCGCGCACGGTCTGACCGTGCGCCGGTTCCGGGAGCTCGGCGTCGCCGGGGAAATCGGGTATGCGCCGGATATGTACTGGTATGAGCCGTTCTCCCGCAAGCCGGAGGACGTCGAGGCCGCGAAGCGGGCGTTCGGCATCTACAACTGGTACGTGGAGCCGGTCTTCACGGGCCGGTACCCGGAGGAGATGGCCGCCTGGCTGAAAACCAAAGGGGCCGCGCCTGTCGTCGAGCCGGGGGATATGGAGATCATTAGCGAAAAGATCGACTTCCTCGGTCTCAATTTTTACGGCGGCAACATCGTTCGGCATAAGCCCGGCAACAACTATCTGGATTTGGAGCATGTCGATCTCGGCTACGACAAGTCGGACAAAGGCTGGTTCATCTTCCCGGAGGGCTTGTATTTGATGCTGAACTGGCTGACGGACCGCTTCGGGCAAATCCCGATTTACATTACCGAGAACGGAGTCAGCTACAACGATGTGGTCGAGGACGGCCGGGTGCAGGACCAGAAGCGGATCAAATTCCTGGAAAGCCACATCGCGGAAATCGGGCGGGCGATCGAATCGGGCGCGAACGTGAAGGGGTATCTCACCTGGTCGTTAATGGACAACTTCGAGTGGGCGTTCGGCTATTCGTGCCGGTTCGGCCTTGTGTATGTCGATTTCCGGACGCAAGCGCGCATTCCGAAAGAAAGCTTCTACTGGTACCAAAAGCTGATCCGCAAAAACTGGCTGCAGCTGGAGAGCCGGTAA